ACGCGCCGATGTGGTGATCCTTGAGAAAGATAGCCAGCGGGTTGCGGCAACCCTGTCGGGCGGGCGCGTCAGCTATATGAGCGGCGATATCGCAGCGCGCTTTCTAGGCTAACCTTCAAACGGGTAGGGGGGGGAGCGCAGCCTCTCACGCCCGGCTGGCGGGCCCTCGGTGCTGCGCCCGAAACCCGCCATTGGCGAATTTCGGATGCGTGCGGCTGGCGAAGTGTTATTTCTGCGCGCGAATGACCCGGTTGATATGGCCCATCTTGCGCCCGGGTTTGGCGTCGGCCTTGCCATAGAGATGCAGGGCGCAATCGCGCTCGCGTGCCAGCTCGGGGATACGGATGACGTCATCGCCAATAAGGTTTTCCATCACCACATCGCTGTGCCGCTGACCGTCGCCCAGCGGCCAGCTGACCACTGCACGGATGTGCTGTTCGAACTGATCCACCGCGCAGCCGTTCTGGGTCCAGTGACCGGAGTTGTGGACGCGCGGCGCGATCTCGTTGACCACCAGCCCTTTGGGGGTGACGAAGAGCTCGACCCCCATCACGCCGACATAATCGAGCGCGTTCAGGATCTTCGCCGCCATCAGCACCGCATCCATGCGCTGGCTCTGGCTGAGGCGGGCAGGCACGGTAGTGGTGTGCAGGATGCCGTCGCGGTGCACGTTCTCGCCGGGATCGAAACAGGCGACCTCGCCGCTAGGGCTGCGCGCGGCAATCACCGAGGCTTCATGGGTGAAGTTGACAAACCCTTCGAGAATGGCAGGCGCCCCGGCGAGCGAGGCCAGCGCGGGGGCTGCGTCCTCGGCGGTCATGATCCGCGCCTGCCCCTTGCCATCATAACCAAAGCGTCGCGTCTTCAGGATCGCGGGCGCGCCGATCTCTGCCAGCGCCGCATCCAGTGCGACCTGATCTGGGATGTCGGCAAAGGGGGCGGTTTGCAGGCCTAGATCCTGCAGGAAGGCCTTTTCCGTCAGCCGATCCTGCGACACGCGCAGGGCTTCGCGCCCGGGGCGGATCGGGCGGTGCTGCTCCAGCACATCCAGCGCCGCAGTGGGGATGTTTTCGAATTCATAGGTGATGACATCCACCGAGGCGGCAAAGGCGGCCAGCGCGGCCTCATCCTCATAAGGTGCGGTTGTGACCATGTGAGCGACATCGCCTGCGGGCGGGTTGGCGCCGGGTTCAAAAATATGCGTCTTGAAGCCAAGGCGGGAGGCCGCAACTGACAGCATGCGCCCCAGCTGACCGCCGCCGAGAATTCCGATTGTTGCGCCGGGCTGCAAAGGATCAGTCATCGACGGGTTCCTCCGGGATCGAGGCAGAAAGGGCTGCGCGCCAGTCGTCCAGACGTGTGGCAAGCGCGGGATCCTGCAGGGCGAGGATGCCAGCGGCCATCAACCCGGCATTGGCAGCACCGGCGGCGCCGATGGCCATGGTGGCGACGGGAAACCCCTTGGGCATCTGCACGATCGAATAAAGCGAATCCACACCCGACAGCGCCCGCGTCTGCACTGGGACGCCTACCACCGGAACGCGGGTTTTCGAGGCAACCATGCCGGGAAGATGCGCCGCGCCACCAGCGCCGGCGATGATGACCTGCAAACCGCGTTCTGCCGCGCTCTTGCCATAGGTCCACAGCCGGTCAGGGGTGCGGTGCGCCGACACGATTTTTGCCTCGTAGGGCACGCCCAGTTCATCCAGAATCGTGGCGGCCTCTTTCAGGGTGGGCCAGTCTGACTGGCTGCCCATGATGATGCCCACTTTGATGTCAGCGGTGGTTTCAGGCATGTGATCCGGTCCTGTCATGCCGCAGGCCTGCATGGGACCTGCTGGGGTGGAAGGAGCGCGCACTATAGTCGAAGACGCGCATGGTGCAATGCGGCAATGCGGGCAAAATAAGGCTGTGTCGGCGCGGAAACGCCCGGGGGCCCAGGCTACCGGTTTGCGTGACCGCGGCGCGCCCATGCGCGCTGCCGGGCCCAAGGGGTTTGCCTGCGGCAGTATCGCTGCCGACCTGCAAAGAGCGCGGGAGTGATTGTTTGGGTGAACAGCCGTCGCTGGGGTACAGCTCTGTGGCGTCAGGAGGGAGAAATTCATCGGGCGGCGGGGCCGTTACCAAGTGTCAGGCAGCCCGCAGCGGAGTCAGGCGATGATATCCGGTGTCAGCCTGTCTTCGATCAGGGCGATCTTGTCTTTAAGGCCCAGTTTCTGCTTTTTCAGCCGCCGGATGGTCAGCTGATCTGCGGTGCCGCGTTCCTGCAGGGCGGTAATCGCCTCGTCCAGATCCCGGTGCTGCCTGCGGAACACCTCAAGCTCAACCTTGAGGACGTCGTCGGTCTTCATCGAGATATCGGTAGGGGCGTTCATTGGCGACTCGGAGGCTGGTGAAAGATGCGGGGTTCAAGATACTTCGTTAACGGCTTTTCGGCTAGGCCTATGCGTCCACGCTCTTGAGTAATCAAAAGAACTTACCATATTCTGTAAGAGCGGTCGCCTGTTGGGGCCGCAAGACTTTCCGTCGCTTTCGAACAAAGGACGTAACACGTGTCGAAACTTACCTTGGGCTCTTACCCGCATATGCTGGGGTTTGAGCAGCTTGAACGCCTTCTGGAACGCTCGGCCAAATCCGGCAACGAGGGGTATCCCCCCTATAACATCGAGCAGACCTCGGATCATTCCTATCGCATTACCCTGGCCGTGGCCGGGTTTGCCGAAGAGGATCTTTCCATCACCGTCGAGGACCGCCAGTTGGTCATCCGTGGCCGTCAGCGCGACGACAGCGATGGCCGCGTCTTCCTGCACCGGGGCATCGCCGCGCGTCAGTTCCAGCGCATGTTCGTGCTGGCCGACGGGGTCGAAGTGGGCGAGGCGCTGATGGAGAATGGCCTGCTGCACGTGGACCTGACCCGTGCCCGCCCGGAAACCGTGGTTCAGACCATCAATATTCGAAAGGGGTAAGAGACATGCATACACCATTTGATTTCAACGAAACCGGCAAGCGGATCGTCTACGTCAAGGCGGTTGATGTTGCGGACCTGCCCGAGGATGTGCAGGCCGGTGCCAAGGGGCACAAGCATCTTTACGCGGTGCACGACGCCGAAGGCGAACAGCTGGCGCTGGTGGCAGACCGCCGCATGGCCTTTGTTCTGGCGCGCCAGAATGACCTGTCGCCGGTGACGGTGCACTGAACAACTCCTTCAGGGGCGCGAATGCGCCCCCCCGGATTGCCCCGCTGTGGCGGGGCAGTCGTGCCTTTGGATAGCTTCCAGAAACCTCCCGCGAGAGAGCGGGAGAATAACGGTCCAAAACGGCTGTTGAGGCGCAAGTCGTGTCCCCGACGGGCTTTCGCGGCTGGATCATTGCTCTCTGCGCCGGTAACGTCCCGGTAAAACAGCGGTTTGGGGCATCTGATATCATGACATCGTTTTCTTTTGACTGGGTGGATGCGTTTTCGGATCGCCCCTTTGGCGGCAATGGCTGCGCGGTCGTGCATGAGGGTGCCAGCCTGCCGGTGGAGGTCTGCACCGCCTTCGTGCGGGAGACTTCTCTGGTCGAATGCACCTTTACCGGGCCGTCGCAGGTGGCGGATTTCAAAGTGCGCTATTTCCTGGCCAGCCGCGAAATCCCCTTTGCCGGCCATCCTACCATCGCCACCGTTGCCGCGCTCAAGGATCGCGGGCTGATCAACGGCACCTCGGTGACGCTGGAAACCGGCGCGGGAATTGTTCCGGTGCAGATCGAGGGCGACCTGATCGAGATGACGCAGGTGGCGCCAGAGTTCGGCCCGCAGCCGGATCCGGCCCTGGTTGCGGCAGCAGTGTCCCTGCCGCCCGAAGCCATTATCGGTGAGCCGCAGAAAGTGTCGACCGGCTTGCCCTTTTGCGTCACCGTGCTGAAGGACCGCGCCGCGCTAGAGGCGGCAAGGCTGGATCTTGATGCCCTTGCCCGGCTGACGGCACAGCTGGGCGCCGATGGGATCGACATGATGGAGCCTTTTCTGGTGACGCTGGATGGCGCCACAGAGGCGGGGGATACCTTTTCCCGCCTGCTGATGGCGCCGCCGAGCCCACCGGAGGATCCCTTTACTGGCTCAGCAACCGGCGCGATGGCGGCCTATCTGTGGAAGCACGGGCTGATGCCCAAGGACAGCTTCGTGGCTGAACAGGGGCACGGGCTGGGGCGGCCGGGGCAGGCGCGTGTGACCCGCGTGGGACCGGCAGAGGCGCTGACGGGGGTAAAAGTTGCCGGAGAGGGATTTGTTCTGATGCGGGGAGAGGTCGATCTTCCGCCGCACGCTTAGTTGGGAGCATGTGATTGAGTTCTGAGTTCTCTTGCGTCCCATGCTGGAGCGGTTGCCATGACTGAACCTGCGATTGCTATCCTACCTTACGGCCAGAAACTTGATCGGGGGCTGCCGCAGATGCCGCTGGCGCAGTTGCACTGGCCACTGGGCTGCCCCGACCGGCTGCAGGGCGGCAGCGTTGGCAATCTGACCGCGGCGGATCATTTGATCGTCTTTGCCAAGACGGCTATGCATTTTCAGCTAAACTGGTATTGCCGCGCGCAGCTGTCGCTGATGGTGATGGAGCCGAAGATCATGTCGGCGTCCCACCACCGTCTGCTGCGGCTCAGCCATCGGCGGTTCTTCCGCGTTTTTACCTATGATCCGGATCTTCTCGCGCGATTGCCCAACGGGCTGTTCCTGCCCTTTGGAACCACCTGGGTGCCGGAATGGCAGGATCTGGATCTTGAAAAGACCTTAGATCTGTCGTTGATCGCCTCGGCCAAACGCGACCATCCCGGGCACAAGCTGCGGCACCAACTGGTTGAATACCTGCAGAAAAACGTGCCCGATGCGCGCATTTTGGGCCGTGGTTACGCGCCTTTCGAGCATAAATCAGAGGGTCTTGCCCCCTTCCGCTATTCGGTGGTCATCGAAAATGTGCAGGAGCCGAATTGCTTCACCGAGAAATTGATCGATGCGATCCTCTGCGAGACTGTGCCGATTTACTGGGGCTGTCCGAATATCGGGGATTTCTTCGACACTGAGGGCATGATCCTCTGTAATGATCTGGCGGATATGGAGCGGGCGGTCCGCAGTATCAGTGCAGAGAATTACGCCCGGCGTCTGCCCGCCCTGCGCGCCGCCAAACCTGCGGCGGCGCATTATGGCGATCTGTTCCTCCGCGCGGCGGAGGCATTGCGCGACAGCCTCTAAGGCGGCAATGCTCCTCAGCGCGCGTTTGCGGCTCTGGCTTCCTTGCGGGCCCTTCGGGTGGATTTTTTCTTTTCGTACCAGTGGCGCAGGCCCTTGCTCTTCAGCTCGGCTTGCGGTTCGAACAGCAGGATCGCGTTGCGCAGGGTCCAGTCCGTCAGATTGCCCCGGCAGCCTTTCTCTGGCCAGAGGGAACGTTCGGACCAGATATAGCGGGGGCGGTTGGGCTGTACGCTAACTGGACGGGCCGCAGCCTCGGTTGCGAGATTGGCCATCAGCACCATAATGTTTTCCTGCTCCAGCACCTTTTCACGCGCCGTGGCGATGGCGTCCTGGGCGGCTTCCCAGCGGCCGTTCTGGATTTCCTGGACCATGCGCCGGGCCTCGGCCACCGGATCGTCCAGATTCAGAGTCTCATAACTGTCCACCGGGAAATAATCGTCCACGTTGGAACAGCCTGCGTAGAAGGGGAAGGACCAGCACAGCCAGGGGTCGGTCAGTTTCTCTGTCCAGACATGCGGCCCTTCGCCATTCTCGATGGCGAGGTTGTACTTGTTGGGCAGCAGGGCGTCTGCCTTGTCGCCAATGGGTTTGAAACCGCGCCCGAAGAGTTCGATATGCTCGGGAATCTCGTCGATCAGGGTTTCAACAAACCGCATCCGTTTGCGGTGATATTCGGTGTGCACCTTGGTCGAGGTGACGATGGCAATCTTGTCCTGTTTCTGCGGCGGGGTCAGCGTCTTGAACCAGTCATAGCCACGATGATTGCCGTTGTCCGAGAAATCAAAGCCCGCCCACCAGTACCAGCAGACCGCCCGGTTGCGTTTTTCCGTATCCAGCGGTTTTTGCGTCGTCGTCAGAACCAATCCGAACTGGTTTAGGAACCGGCAGCTATAGGGGTGGATGACATCTGGTTCGGCAGCGATGAAAATCGTCCGCTCTTTCGGAACCTGCGTCTTGATGGTGTAGGAAGACCGGTTGAAAGCGATGAGCACATCGGTGTCGTCCGGAACCTCGGTTCCAAAGGTAAAGGCTACCGAACCAATGCAGGGTTGCTGCCCCGGCGCCTGCTTCAGAAAAGACTGCGCTGTGGTGTCGGTAAACACATGTGCCTTAACGGGCGTAACCATACTTGGGCTCCAGAACACGAAATATTGAACCTGTGTAGGGATAAATTTACTTGCAAAAAAGATCCATTTTGGTCGCGGCGTTCAGGTAAAACAAAACGGCCCGCCAAAGGGCGGGCCGTTTCAACAGAAATCAGAGTGGGGTCAGTCAGGGATCAACCGGTGATCAGCCCCATGCTTTCCAGCTTCAGCAGAACCTGGTGGGCACAGTTGTCGACATCGACGTTTT
This genomic stretch from Phaeobacter gallaeciensis harbors:
- a CDS encoding 5-(carboxyamino)imidazole ribonucleotide synthase, with protein sequence MTDPLQPGATIGILGGGQLGRMLSVAASRLGFKTHIFEPGANPPAGDVAHMVTTAPYEDEAALAAFAASVDVITYEFENIPTAALDVLEQHRPIRPGREALRVSQDRLTEKAFLQDLGLQTAPFADIPDQVALDAALAEIGAPAILKTRRFGYDGKGQARIMTAEDAAPALASLAGAPAILEGFVNFTHEASVIAARSPSGEVACFDPGENVHRDGILHTTTVPARLSQSQRMDAVLMAAKILNALDYVGVMGVELFVTPKGLVVNEIAPRVHNSGHWTQNGCAVDQFEQHIRAVVSWPLGDGQRHSDVVMENLIGDDVIRIPELARERDCALHLYGKADAKPGRKMGHINRVIRAQK
- the purE gene encoding 5-(carboxyamino)imidazole ribonucleotide mutase, yielding MPETTADIKVGIIMGSQSDWPTLKEAATILDELGVPYEAKIVSAHRTPDRLWTYGKSAAERGLQVIIAGAGGAAHLPGMVASKTRVPVVGVPVQTRALSGVDSLYSIVQMPKGFPVATMAIGAAGAANAGLMAAGILALQDPALATRLDDWRAALSASIPEEPVDD
- a CDS encoding YdcH family protein; the encoded protein is MNAPTDISMKTDDVLKVELEVFRRQHRDLDEAITALQERGTADQLTIRRLKKQKLGLKDKIALIEDRLTPDIIA
- a CDS encoding Hsp20 family protein, whose amino-acid sequence is MSKLTLGSYPHMLGFEQLERLLERSAKSGNEGYPPYNIEQTSDHSYRITLAVAGFAEEDLSITVEDRQLVIRGRQRDDSDGRVFLHRGIAARQFQRMFVLADGVEVGEALMENGLLHVDLTRARPETVVQTINIRKG
- a CDS encoding DUF1150 family protein, translated to MHTPFDFNETGKRIVYVKAVDVADLPEDVQAGAKGHKHLYAVHDAEGEQLALVADRRMAFVLARQNDLSPVTVH
- a CDS encoding PhzF family phenazine biosynthesis protein gives rise to the protein MTSFSFDWVDAFSDRPFGGNGCAVVHEGASLPVEVCTAFVRETSLVECTFTGPSQVADFKVRYFLASREIPFAGHPTIATVAALKDRGLINGTSVTLETGAGIVPVQIEGDLIEMTQVAPEFGPQPDPALVAAAVSLPPEAIIGEPQKVSTGLPFCVTVLKDRAALEAARLDLDALARLTAQLGADGIDMMEPFLVTLDGATEAGDTFSRLLMAPPSPPEDPFTGSATGAMAAYLWKHGLMPKDSFVAEQGHGLGRPGQARVTRVGPAEALTGVKVAGEGFVLMRGEVDLPPHA